Genomic window (Ostrea edulis chromosome 9, xbOstEdul1.1, whole genome shotgun sequence):
caggtgtctcatatttaccagcttctgcgtttataaaattctgacaagtgtttgatttgcttagatatgatgattacagtttgatatgctaagttaattttagtacgttttgatatgatagaggtattagtggagcatagcgggaacgataactctgggtagagattggcaCTCCATGTGTTCGGATgatcaggatgtcatagtcacgcaaacacttaaccatgcaggtaatcaaccataagttcaaacatctgagagactcagacaaatcttgctaaaatcttaaccaatttAAGATTgaatttccggattttcactagtccgtactgactagtgctatagagagtttactagttcgacacgttttttactagtctcggacttacggacatgaggtaatttcgaatcctgagattaatattgatttaattgttaagcaagaatttttgttgtaaaagactgtcaattacgatatcagtaagtaatacttaattcataaaagcaaatatgtggttagggttgcctttccctttaatgaCATTCTCTATTGTATAAAGCCATGCAGCGAACAGTTCGTGGAAGCGAGACCGCTGGCCTTGCTAGCTACACTTCCTCTACTGGACTTACATCTTGTTCGTCCGTTTTGTCCTTATATTTTCCCCCTTTTTACTtactaaattattatattacatttgGGTTGGGATAATTTCTTGATAGTTTATAGGCTAAATTCTAGGCTTTAGGAGTTTGTATTTGTCATAttcatactggtaataaattcgttgttaatcttattttcatttctattttagtttattttgaagTTTCTAATCATAGTGTAATTGGATCGTTTCGAAGTCGCCactatcaaataaaataaaacaaacacaacgcgaagtacaGGCTATATGAACGCCAGACCTGCTGAATAACCTTACTGGTTGACATAATTTGatgaaatttaataacattaggTCCTGTGTAGTACCTTCTCACTATGTAGGTATAAAACATACATAATAAAACATACTGTCACGGTACAATTTCCTCTATGTATcttgtaaataaacatttatttttcttgGTGAGTTGTGACAAGATGGCGGGAATACGTGAATTCCAACTGTCCCAAATTTTTATCCTTTTAATGCAGTTTTATCAACTTATTTATGCCACCACCAGCGGCAAAGTATTGAGAAAGGAATATTCTACCTCTGGAAAATTGGTAACCGTGAACAATCAGCCGGAGTTTACAAACAATACTTATTTTATATATCAGATGTGTGACCGGAAGTCGTATTTATACAATATCCTACATACAAACAGTCGCTTTGATCACGCCCTACTAAAATGCATACTCCTCCTTTGCGGTGATGTGTCGCCTAATCCAGGGACAGTTAGATTTCCTTGCAGTACATGTAGAAAACCGGTAAAGTCTAACCAGAAAGCGATACAATGTGACTTCTGTGAGCTATGGGTTCATTTGAAATGTACAAACTTAGATCTTGCTGCTTACATGAGTCTCGGTAAATCTGACGACTACTTCTACTGCAATCTGTGTGAATCCCGACTACCAAACTTTACAGATTCATTTTTCGATGACGAGGAAACCACTTACTCCCAGCTGCCGAGTGGGGACGGGATGCACGAAAATGTACAGTTCACATCAACAAATCAGAGTAATTCCCCTTTGGCTACACCAAATGGGAAATCGAAAGTACAAGAAAATGAGGAAGACGATATATTTGTTGAACTTTTTTCAGCTAGGAAAGCTAATCCGAAGAAATTTATAGTCGCATACCTAAATATAAACAGTCTGCGGAGCAAAATCGAGCACATACATGAGCTATTAACTCGAAATATAGTTGATATACTCTTTTTGTCAGAAACAAAACTTGATGAGACTTTTGTGGACGCCCAGTTCCAGGTGGACAATTATATCCTATGGAGAAGGGATCGAAACGCACATGGAAGGGGAATAGTGGCATATCTACGATCTGATCTACCAGGTGACAGGAAGAGGCAATTCGAATTCAAGTCAATCGAGGCCATAGGTATTGAATTATGTATTGACAATCAAAAGTGGTTCATTTCAGGCGTATGTAAGCCGCCCAGTATGTTAGACTCTCTGTTCACTTCTGATTTCAATATGTATGCCAACCAAATATCAGCATCTTATGTTCTTAGGTGATTTCAACTATGATATGTTAGATGATTCTCAGTGTTCCGTCATGCAGGGGATATGTGATGTTTTTGATCTTAGAAATCACATCAAGAAACCAACATGTTTCACCAGCTATGGAAAACCAAGTCTTTTAGATCTTATTATCACAAATATGTCATCTTGTGTAcataaagttttaaattttagcAGTGGTTTTAGTGATGTCCACAATTGTATTGCTGCCCAATTGAAGTGCGACACTCCTTTGGCAACCAAACAAACCAAATTGTGTAGACGTTTTAAAAATTTCGATGTACAAAACTATTTAGAAGAGTTAAGTAATATAGATTTCATTAATGCTATTGATGTGGAAGATGTCAATATGGCataccaaaattttgaaaacaaattcttaGAGACGATCGAAAAACATGCTCCTTTCAAGGAGAGGAAAGTTTTACCTAAACAAGTTCCTTTCATGAATAAAACTCTGAAGAGGGCTGTTTATAGGAAAAAGATgctatttcacaaatttcaaaaatataatacaGACAAAAATTGGAAAGCATATGCAACTCAAAGAAACTACGTCACAAAAGTTAAAAGACAgtctctaaataaatattttacagaGAGATGTGAAAGGGGGCCAAAGTCTGAAGATTTCTGGCCTACAATCAAACCGTTTTTTGACAAATAAGGGTAATAATACCATCAGAAATACTATCATATGTGAAAATGACAGTTTGGTCAACGATCAAGGTGTTGTATGTGATATTTTTAACAACTATTTCGTTAATGTGGCAAAGAATATAGGAACAAACGATGTGCAGATAGATGAAAAACATTCAAGTGTTTGACAAATTGACACTATCATGAAAGATAAGGACTCACAACCACTATCCTTTAAACCGGTAAATGAATCTTTCATCATTgaacatgtaaacaaaatcaatattaagAAAGCTACAGGGGTAGATAATATATCACCCTTGCTATTAAGACTAGCTAAACCATTAGCATGTCTTATAAATAAGGCCATAGTAAATTCAGTTTCCCCCGATTCATTAAAGAAAGCCAAAGTCTGTCCTATTCATAAGAAAAACAGCTGTCTAGACAAGGGAAACTATAGACCGGTCAGTGTTTTGCCAGCCATCTCAAAGCTCTTTGAAAGAGCCATTCATATACAGCtttctgaatattttgaatCTATATTTCATCCTTTCCTTGCTGCTTTTAGAACTGGGTATGGATGTCAGTCCACCTTACTTAGGATCATGGAAGACTGGAAGAGAGCCTTGGATGAGAATAAGTATGTAGCCGCAATTCTTATGGATCTCTCTAAGGCTTTCGACTGTCTCCCCCCTGATTTGCTTCTCTTAAAACTTAAACACTACGGTCTTGGAAATGAAGCCTTAAGTCTTATGGAAAGTTATCTCAGTGAAAGATATCAATATGTGAAAATCGGGGAGTTTTCTAGTTCATTTCAATCAGTTTTCAAGGGCATTCCTCAGGGCTCGATACTTGGACCGATACTGTTTAATGTctttataaattatattttcgGCTTTGTCTCTGACTCTTCCATTTATAATTATGCTGTTTCTTACTCTCATGAAAAAGCAGATATATTAAAGACCACATTGGAAAATGATAGCGTATCCCTTTTAAACTGGTTCAATTGCAACAAAATGAAAGCAAACTCTGACAAATTTCAGGCAATTTCAGTAGGAAAGAAGAGCAAAGATTTAGAATTAACTTTTGATTTAGGAGAAACTACTCTATGCAGTGAATCGGAGGTTAAACTATTAGGGGTGACCATAgattatcaattaaatttcaACTCCCATATTACTGACATCTGTAGGAAGGCAGCTAGACAATTAGATGTGTTAAAAAGAATAGGACACAATCTTAATCGTCTAAGTAAACTTACAATTTACCATTCctttatttcatcaaattttaGCTACTGCCCCCTTACCTGGCACTTCTGCTGGAGAAGAATaccacaaaaatgaaaaacctACAGAAAAGGGCCCTTAGTTTCATATATAATGATTATGTTTCTACATATGATGAATTGCTTCATAAATCTCTTCTTCCAACCTTAAAAGTAAGGCGTATGCGCACACTGGCTATAGaaacttataaaattataaacaaatccAGCCCTCTGTTTCTTCATGACATCATTGCATTTAAAGATCACTCTTACAGTTTTAGATATACAAACACTGCCATTGTGCCCAGTGTCAGGACAACCAGGTATGGGTTGCAATCCTTTAGGTGCAGTGCTCCTAAAATCTAGAACTCTTTGCCAAATAAAGCTAGGCATCTTAATTACCAccttaaatcaatttaaaagttttatttccacTTGGTCTGGCCCCACATGTAAGTGTAAATCATGCAAATCTTAGGTCCATTGTATATAGCTTTATATGTTGCTTCTGCTCTTTTTATCTATGCAGCGTTTATGTGTGTGTCTCCATGGCTCAATAGAtctttcttttctatttttacttttattatttattttttagtaAATTCCATCagcaatgaaattttaaatatttacatgattaatttactaccatcatttattttaattatatttaaattattttcaaaaactctTATACTATACAGCTTTTACTTGAAACAGCAAACATAGCTAATTggtttgaaatttaatgatgctttttatacatatactcttgcttgtagtattttatttcttcctcgTAGTCTTATGCTTtcgtatctgtatattcttgtatattcttgcatgaaagttttcttttattttgtattcttttgttaatctgtgatatgtctgtgtatatgtgtacatgcatgctatgtgtctttgTCCTTGATATAATGTGAatgtgatagtcggttaaaaagctctacagagcttgtgtttgacatgttgaatgtatatagtgccgactttaaataaaatttactttactttatttacttgtacatgcatttgtaaacatgcacgaTAGCACTGTGTTGACAGATGCCCGCTGATCTTGTTTGTTTTAGGTGTTTCACATAACATTAGACATAAAAATTTATAGGATTACGATCGACGAGATTGGAGCACATTTTCTGCACATTTTGTGCTACATACAGATTTTCACGAAGTTGACATAATATATTCTCCCCAAAATCATGATTGTTTTGTTTCgtttttgaacaatttttgaTTACTTGCAATTCTTTTGTTGGCCGATCTCGGCATTCAATAATATAaagatgtattaaaaaaaaaaaatcaaaaaatccaGTACACTTTTTTTATGCTGACGTATGCGTATAAATACATCGTTTATATTTTGAGTGAATTATACACACGTCATCATGGTCAGTGTACTGGATTTTGAGGGGTTAGGTTAGAGTTCTAGATTTTCATATTACGCATGCGTGGTGTATTACTTTATTTGTTTACACTAAACGGAAGAAATGTATGATGTGAAATTCGGTCGTGTTATTACAAGATAGCTCATTGGAACGACAGGTAAGCATGTAGATATGTAAGTAAGCATATGCATATGTAAGATCTCATTCATATGTTTGATACAACGCAAGATTGAGTCAGTTTTATATAATTAGGCTGCGGATCAAAACATCCCGATCTGTGGCACATGTCAAATATTGCGCAACAATATTCACTATTCCCATTTGACAAACATTGTGTTCTGTACATTTTCTACCATGCTCACGTACAGGTTTATTGATTTTTGAGTCCGATAGGTGAACGTAATTATCACGCCAAGTGGTGAGGCAGATGTAAGGTGTGTAGAAACTGAATTCTTAGCTCTAACGGACTTAAAAACAAAGATGGTTGACCTGAGGTCGTGTTAACGTTTATCGGTTTATTGACATCTAACTAACATTGTGAAGTTTCTTTATTCCACTTAAAGGATTTTCAAATCTTAGGAATTATTTCTAGGCATGGCCTGTTTTCCCATCGCACACAATGTCTACGTGGGAATAACCCTTTAAATAAGACTATTTTGACTGAAGGGTTCAGGTGTCAACGCTACCCGTGTTGTTTTTGAGTCGGCTCGCGAAGCGAGATACTCCTTGCATTCAGCAGCGTCTTTTGGCGGCTTCCAAACttttctgtttattcttacaccGAGAGCAAATACATTCCGCGCATAAAGATCTTCAAAAATTTGATTTCCTTTTTTTGAACAGCTTTATTGTTTTGAAGATATACCATGTGTTGGCATTtttataacaatgtaatttattgTTACATTGTTGAGTCCCCTCAACTATAATAAAGCGCATGGTCAAATTGTCACAGGTACTTGTTGGAAACAAATagtgtaagtaaatattttatagaaaaGAAAGTAAATATCTCGCTTTCATCAGCTGTTCATAGGTTGAAAAAGGTATGGGTCTGTATCGGCCGATTTTTACTCCCTGTCGAGGCCTCACTGCATGAAAGTGTGTaaggggtcatccataattgtcaaccattttccaaagtttttgagaccccccaccccctcaaaAAGTATACAGCAACCATTTTTAAATTCCCAACAAGAAGGTCGACAATCGAGTTTATGAGCAATTTAGTTCAAACAATGAGTTCTTTAATATTGGTACCCCTATttcttgttatatatgaatgatatgttttataaatgtgcaaatcttttgtacataatatatttttatagaaaaaaaaataaagatgtctCTGTCTTATCTTGTCGTCTTTTTTATAGGCATTACACTTTTGTAACATGACCAatacttttatgaaataaatccggaagagaaaaaaagagCGTACGGTAAAATTGTCGAGTTTTTACCCCATCCCCCCGAGCGTGCCTTTTGCACgctttggaaaatggttgacaatacgcaatttccgagttgtccaatagttctttccctttgtggaactcttacgcacagtgagacgtaAAACATACTATTGttcacacgcggtgggtacaaatgcttatcgctgccgtCATATATTGCCTTacggccgattatcagacataaTGTAACCACCCAATCTGCAGGGACatacaatattagtaagtttattagtatttaataataaattagctcaaacaaaaatcgataagcaccatttttctttgattaaaatatcactcgtgcagaataggaaataaaaaataatttcatatttaatttaatggcttaattcaaacaaatattattcttgatatggtcagtttaatgtataccaacggctgatataaacaaaatttacactttcattacttttatctgtatttacatagctagtctatagtatatgtatacatcttgtacccacccaagcgttcaacagaacacttaatgtacctccatcacagaagagctgatatctcggaagttgcgtattatGGATGACCCCTAAAAGCCTAAATCATGTGACAACTTCTGTATTGCAATCAAATCATTCAATAGTCATATGAATAATCCcatttaccgtattttgccgaatatatttAATACGCATCCCATTTTGGGGCCTGTAAACTGAGGAAATATCACAGTGTGTATAATTCTAACTTAgcggcattttttttttaaattagcactgtccattgtacaaatagaaattaagtgcatcataatatattcttttaaaggtaagatgtacaatggatatataatcactcataccaaccattcatactccactcatacatttcaaaaatagctgaaattatacaaaaaaataattattgaggTTGCTATGATAGTATCAAACAAGAGGTCTAAGGGCcgcatcgctcacctgagtcaccttggctcatatttaaagatttcccctatatatttgtatgcaaaattttgatcctgtttgcttcaaataagtgatttaacTGTAAACCAAATCTATATtactatcaattttgtattgcttaccatctaggtatgaaaatcccaaaatgaaaatagtcaCCAAATCCGTTAAAATTaagacttccatggcacaatgTTTCATCTCCTGAAACTGAAGAGTTCCTATAATCTgttttatctagttactgatacatagtatctccacatacctacttgtatattgctaattcaaaaacaaactataggaactcttcaattttgggagataaaatagtgcgccatggaagtcatcatttgaacggaaaagttgatgatggtttattttatggaatttacatatttagacGGTAATTAGTTatacagatttggtttaatagCCAACAGGaatgtcacctaagtgcacattaattgctagaaatACTACAATGCGGCAATCTTCACTGAATATTTTCGTTGAgataatgttaatttcagcaaagcacgagattttgtagcaataaagttttaacagactCGATAATATATTTGTGTAAACTTTAAATCAATAGCCAACGTTATAAGAATCAAACGAGTGTTCAATGCATCGTAATCAGAACACCACAAAGCTGCGAAAAATGACGTACCAAGGTGCAATATAACGACCTCATTGGTAATTATAAACATCATAATAATCAAAGCCAATAATTTGATCGGTACTTaaagaagaattcaaacataagcCTCAGAAATTTTGCCGCATATAGATGGGTAAAATATATCGGCTGTTTACTGCAAAGGAAAAGTTAAAATCAATCGCATATTCCTAGACTCATGAAAATCGCGCAGACTACAGAAAGccacagagagagagacgtCTGACATAATCATGTGTGCTTGTCACGGTATCATAATATCACGACAGTTTAAAAATTCCACGATGACGAATTTAAATTCGCTGTTTCGTAATAACTATTTACAGAAAGCATACCCGAGTCAAAAAGGTATAGTGTTATATAGTACGCGCCCCAGACCCCCTTCTCACACAGAAAAGTGCGTATTATTATGAGTTGAATACAGGTGTATTAAATATGATTATGCATTATTCCGATTGTATGTTTAAGGGTAAAAGTAGGGAAGCCCATTATTTTCATTGTAATAGTCAGCATTTctttctctacccagagttccgtgcccTACTCGCACTACATGAAGCttcctctggtgagagaatgtcaGTATTTACGTTTTCCGAAGTACGGAAACCAATTTCAgtcatatttctaaattcatgtgACTATATTTATGATTCTATGAACAATTACTTATGCCCCCGTTCAAAGAAGAAAggaaggaaggggggggggagggtacTTGCACTTGTCGATTGGTCTGACCAaatgttcgctcaa
Coding sequences:
- the LOC125659658 gene encoding uncharacterized protein LOC125659658 isoform X2, with amino-acid sequence MYLVNKHLFFLVSCDKMAGIREFQLSQIFILLMQFYQLIYATTSGKVLRKEYSTSGKLVTVNNQPEFTNNTYFIYQMCDRKSYLYNILHTNSRFDHALLKCILLLCGDVSPNPGTVRFPCSTCRKPVKSNQKAIQCDFCELWVHLKCTNLDLAAYMSLGKSDDYFYCNLCESRLPNFTDSFFDDEETTYSQLPSGDGMHENVQFTSTNQSNSPLATPNGKSKVQENEEDDIFVELFSARKANPKKFIVAYLNINSLRSKIEHIHELLTRNIVDILFLSETKLDETFVDAQFQVDNYILWRRDRNAHGRGIVAYLRSDLPELGMDVSPPYLGSWKTGREPWMRIILDIQTLPLCPVSGQPGMGCNPLGAVLLKSRTLCQIKLGILITTLNQFKSFISTWSGPTCKCKSCKS